In Chanodichthys erythropterus isolate Z2021 chromosome 7, ASM2448905v1, whole genome shotgun sequence, a genomic segment contains:
- the ubl7b gene encoding ubiquitin-like protein 7b, whose translation MESSAWHLSLKLSDKPKAKFRFPDTEPGDVHPGGYQVSSLKQLISAQLSDSLPDPELIDFVHCGCVLKDDLTLDSYGIKSGSTLHIIKKTWPEPEVKPEPVNRSAAAREFRMLQAGLHSNTAYREAVFKMLANKESLEQIIAASPGLSSDPVALGVLQDKDLFVQFTDPSLLDMLIRSHPALVNAIILVLHSVTSSMSSQSGGSSSRNVSASSYSEMPGGFLFDGMSDDDEDFQSHGNRARHQRPFGASRPMTLGHSGATGPRPITQSELASALALASTPEGGAGPPTQSAAEMSSGGPSVASGAPVNSSLLSQALQQALQASGVSSLQGRWQTQMQQLRDMGIQDENLALRALTATNGDLQAALEIIFAGGL comes from the exons ATGGAGAGTTCAGCATGGCATCTCTCCCTCAAACTCAGCGACAAACCCAAGGCGAAGTTCCGGTTTCCAGACACTGAACCTGGAGACGTCCATCCCGGAGGATACCAGGTGTCGAGCCTCAAACAGCTGATCTCAGCACAGTTATCAGACTCGCTGCCAGACCCTGAGCTCATCG ACTTTGTGCACTGTGGCTGTGTGCTGAAGGACGACCTCACGTTAGACTCCTACGGGATCAAGTCTGGATCAACGCTGCACATCATTAAGAAGACGTGGCCAGAGCCGGAGGTCAAGCCTG AGCCGGTGAACAGGTCTGCCGCCGCCAGAGAGTTCCGGATGCTTCAGGCCGGGCTGCACTCCAACACCGCGTACAGAGAAGCG GTGTTTAAGATGCTGGCTAATAAAGAGTCGCTGGAGCAGATCATCGCCGCCTCACCTGGACTCAGTTCAGACCCTGTCGCATTAG GTGTGCTCCAGGATAAAGATCTGTTCGTTCAGTTTACAGATCCGAGCCTGCTGGACAT GTTGATCCGATCTCACCCAGCATTGGTCAACGCTATCATCCTGGTCCTGCACTCGGTGACCAGCAGCATGTCCAGCCAATCCGGCGGCAGCTCGTCGCGCAACGTGTCGGCCAGTTCTTACAGTGAAATGCCAG GAGGTTTTCTGTTTGACGGCATGTCAGACGATGATGAGGATTTCCAGTCT CATGGAAACAGAGCTAGACACCAGAGACCGTTTGGAGCGTCCAGACCGATGACTCTGGGTCACAGCGGAGCCACAGGGCCGCGTCCCATCACCCAGAGCGAGCTGGCGTCCGCCCTGGCTTTAGCCAGCACCCCAGAGGGCGGCGCAGGCCCGCCGACACAGAGCGCTGCG GAGATGTCTTCTGGCGGGCCGTCAGTAGCGTCAGGCGCTCCGGTCAACAGCAGTCTGCTCAGTCAGGCTCTGCAGCAAGCCCTACAGGCCTCTGGCGTGAGCTCGCTTCAG GGCCGCTGGCAGACGCAGATGCAGCAGTTGAGGGATATGGGCATCCAGGACGAGAATCTGGCTCTGCGCGCATTAACGGCCACAAACGGAGATCTGCAGGCCGCGCTAGAGATCATCTTTGCTGGAGGACTTTAA